A section of the Paenibacillus odorifer genome encodes:
- a CDS encoding response regulator transcription factor, with protein sequence MKTILIVDDEPRTREGVRKTLEAWSSGQYRIETAASGVEALAWLQNNEVNLLITDVRMPEIGGLELVEKLNEMPHPPVVIVISGHPEFDYAQKALQFGVVEYLLKPLDKTKLVRAVELALKRKDDIYRIERMEKLIDPKLMETVQQEKVYSTQVREALQYLDEHLHESISMRDIADQLHMNASYFSVLFKEQTGLTYSEYVTRRRVQRAKELLVSTRLSIAEIAEQVGYQTAKYFVKVFRALENVSPGQYRQNVMTTEERIQ encoded by the coding sequence GTGAAAACTATACTCATCGTAGATGATGAACCGAGAACAAGAGAAGGGGTTCGTAAAACATTAGAAGCCTGGTCATCCGGTCAATATCGCATCGAAACCGCAGCAAGCGGTGTTGAGGCACTGGCATGGCTGCAAAATAACGAAGTTAATCTACTTATTACCGATGTGCGCATGCCTGAGATTGGAGGGCTAGAATTAGTTGAAAAGCTGAACGAAATGCCTCATCCTCCAGTGGTTATTGTGATCTCCGGCCATCCTGAATTTGACTATGCACAGAAAGCCTTGCAGTTTGGTGTAGTTGAATATTTACTGAAGCCACTCGACAAAACGAAGCTGGTCCGAGCAGTGGAATTAGCATTGAAACGCAAGGATGATATTTATCGAATCGAACGAATGGAGAAGCTGATCGATCCCAAGCTTATGGAAACGGTACAGCAGGAGAAAGTGTATAGCACTCAAGTGCGTGAGGCACTCCAATACTTAGACGAACATCTTCACGAATCGATATCCATGCGTGATATAGCGGATCAATTACACATGAATGCCAGCTATTTCAGCGTCCTTTTCAAAGAGCAGACGGGACTGACTTACAGTGAATATGTAACGAGAAGGAGAGTACAACGAGCCAAAGAACTACTGGTGAGCACCCGGCTGTCCATTGCTGAAATCGCGGAACAAGTAGGCTATCAGACGGCCAAATATTTTGTGAAGGTATTTCGTGCACTCGAAAATGTTAGTCCAGGGCAATACCGGCAGAACGTCATGACCACGGAGGAAAGAATCCAATAA